The following coding sequences lie in one Arachis stenosperma cultivar V10309 chromosome 5, arast.V10309.gnm1.PFL2, whole genome shotgun sequence genomic window:
- the LOC130982569 gene encoding protein MIZU-KUSSEI 1 has translation MKTIMAAKSPHESSFSFSRRYFHWKKKPLDEDDDDDEEEILKVSSSSHICEVDDDDDDNNDDGQFKVDVALELKHTKQNKKKYPKSKLKSAFTVFTKSRSLNTSSSGLGTRVVGTLFGHRRGHVHFAFQEDPKLQPAFLIELATPTSILVKEMASGLVRIALECEKKNNSKGAKKKKLLEEPLWRTYCNGRKCGYANRRECGPEEWKILKAVEPISMGAGVLPVSDGDGNGAGSEGELMYMRAKYERVVGSKDSEAFYMMNPDGSGGPELSIYLLRV, from the coding sequence ATGAAGACAATAATGGCAGCCAAATCCCCTCATGAATCATCTTTCTCGTTCTCGCGGAGGTACTTCCATTGGAAGAAGAAGCCACTGGATGAAGATGACGACGACGATGAGGAAGAAATTCTCAAAGTCAGCTCGTCTTCACATATTTGTGAGGTCGATGACGACGACGATGACAACAACGACGATGGTCAGTTCAAGGTCGACGTGGCACTGGAACTGAAGCATACCAAGCAGAACAAAAAGAAGTACCCGAAATCGAAGCTGAAGTCAGCATTCACAGTATTCACGAAGAGCCGTTCACTTAACACGTCATCATCAGGGCTAGGCACGCGCGTGGTTGGCACGCTCTTCGGACACCGTCGTGGCCACGTCCACTTCGCATTCCAAGAAGATCCAAAGCTTCAGCCTGCCTTCTTGATCGAGCTGGCAACACCAACAAGCATCTTGGTGAAGGAAATGGCTTCCGGATTGGTGAGAATTGCGTTGGAATgcgagaagaagaacaacaGCAAGGgggcgaagaagaagaagcttcTAGAAGAACCGTTGTGGAGGACGTATTGTAATGGGAGGAAGTGTGGGTATGCGAACAGACGGGAGTGTGGGCCGGAGGAGTGGAAGATTCTGAAGGCGGTGGAGCCCATTTCGATGGGTGCGGGTGTGTTGCCAGTGAGTGATGGTGACGGGAATGGAGCTGGGTCCGAAGGTGAGCTCATGTACATGAGAGCCAAGTATGAGAGGGTTGTTGGGTCTAAGGACTCTGAAGCTTTCTATATGATGAACCCTGATGGGAGTGGTGGTCCTGAACTCAGCATTTACTTGCTTAGAGTTTAG
- the LOC130979098 gene encoding uncharacterized protein LOC130979098, translating to MLIFVSFFSLFKRLTTAAESISTKVHSPKLRPFFTPQSFARKAVPAPILWVMPAIQFPSSFLRSPLHPVTIGFPCAVPSVFNLSQCLRGSCQPMFLSILPLRFLTKYLGFESISRKKKTVFGGSYFINGTHRFLSESTMRSIEDDDIRGICEDPGSTAEGLQRS from the exons ATGCTCATTTTTGTAAG CTTCttttctctattcaaaaggctAACCACTGCTGCAGAATCAATTTCCACCAAAGTTCACTCCCCAAAGTTGAGGCCATTCTTCACTCCCCAAAGTTTTGCCAGAAAAGCCGTTCCAGCCCCTATCTTATGGGTGATGCCTGCGATCCAATTTCCTTCTTCATTCCTGAGGAGTCCGCTGCACCCGGTAACAATTGGGTTCCCTTGCGCCGTGCCGTCAGTGTTCAATTTAAGCCAATGCCTCAGAGGAAGCTGCCAGCCAATGTTTCTCTCAATTCTTCCTCTCCGCTTTCTTACCAA ATATCTTGGGTTTGAGTCCATatctagaaaaaaaaaaaccgtaTTCGGAGGTTCGTACTTCATTAATGGGACTCATCGGTTTTTGTCAG AATCAACAATGAGATCAATCGAGGATGATGACATCAGAGGCATTTGTGAAGATCCAGGTTCCACAGCAGAAGGTTTACAACGAAGTTAA